The nucleotide sequence ACTTGATTGGGTTCTGGTGAGCAGGCACGACGGTGTGAAACCACACAGTCAGATGTGGACTCTTCTCTGGATGGATGGCACTGCCGTGTGTTGCTCGGCCACGAGTGAAGGGTCAtaaccgtgtgaaaccacacggccaaAGCTCTGCTCTCTTCTTGTCTCTCTGAAGCACATTTCAACACCAATTTTTCTCCAAAAATGCATCttgttagggatgtaaatgaaccaaacggttcacgagctattcggagctcgattcggtaaaaagctcgtttgagttcgttcgtttatcttatcgagccgagctcgagtttgATTTCGAGCTCGATAGTTTTATCAAGCCGAGCtagagcttaaggatattcggctcgtgagttcgcgaacatgttcgtttataggctcgcgagaaaaaaaaatgagccttaaatcgagccaaaaaaatgatccttaaaccgagccaaaaaacgagcaaaaaaaaaaagctctaaaatgagccttaaaatgagttttaaaatgagccaaaaaacgagctctaaacgagcccgaaaacgagcactagctcgcttaacgagttaggctcgttaactttgataatataGCTTATAACGAGCAAAACTCGAACTGtttgcgagcttgataattctaaaacgagccgagctcgagccttgtgataaaagctcgattcgagctcgagccgagctcgagcccgaatataacttaaacaagccgagctcgagcctaatactgttcggctcggttcggctcgtttacatccctacatCTTGTTAATAAAAAACCAAATAAAAGCATATCTTCGATAAAGAAGTAATTATACCGAAAATATGATAAAGAGGGGTAAAAATGCATAGAACATATGCAaagaaagcaagtgaatgtgcattaaaacatgcataaaaagtATATATATTCTATGCACATCACTTGATGCGTGGATGGCTTTGGAATGGCTTCGATGACTCCTTCTTCGCCGCCTTGGGCTCCTTGGATGACCCAAAATTGAGATCCCTAATTTGATGGAATGAATCGCCTTCTATAGCCGTTGGGTAGGTTGTTCACCACAAGTCGTGGCGCTGGCTACGGTCACCCGTGGCATGGCGTTGCACGCTCAAATCCCGTGGCCACGGCCTATGGCACTGTCTACGGACATTTGTGGCATGGTTGCAGAGCCTGCCATGGGCCATGGTGTTGACCGCGACTGCCCGTGGCATGGCGGTAGAGTCTATCATGGATTGTGGCACTGGCCACGACCGCTCGTGGAGTGGCAGTTGAGCCTGCCACGGGTTGTGGCTCTGGCCATGGCCACCTGTGGCACTGGCTACGACTGCCAGTGGCGTGGTGGCAGAGCTTGTCACGAGCCATGGTACTGGCCACGATCGCCTATGGCAGAGCAAGATTTCCTCTCCGTTTCACTTCAATCTTCGCTCCTGTCATCTAAAATAAACAAGTGTAGTATTTAGGAACAATAAACATGAAAATGAAGCATAGAATCAAAATTATCTCGAATTATGCATGTAAAAATGGGCCGAATATAGTGCGAAAATATGATGAAAATTTTTATACTTCACACTTATTATGATTGAGCCAGTGTACCATTCGACTTCTATTCTAatcatcctctctttttctccttcatAGAACCGACGACCACCCTTGACAATTCCCTCCTCCTATTGGTGATCGGTGACCTTATCAATACCAAAAACAACTCATCGATGGTTCATTCACTGATGATCTCAGATCGCTATGTTTCAGGTATGCGAAGTAGAATAGTTCACTTTCTCTAAGTTTTATTATGGTAAAGCGGCATTAATCTAATTTCTTTGcttgcataaaatatataaaatcgaTATTTAGTTGGTTTGGAAACTTGTGGAAAATCAAACTATTTATCACCTATATCTTTGTACATAATCAAATTGTTAATATCCTTTACCAAATAATCTCGTTTGGTTTACAAGgtaataataatattaagcaataattacaattataaaaaataacttaTAAAAACTAAACTTATTCAGTTATAGTAATACACCCAAAGGAAATTATTTCTTTGTTTTTGCAGTACATTTTATCCCGGTCCAATAACATGTGCAAACTCAACAGATTTGTTTGCTCGAAGAGATTAGGACACCATATAAGCCCTCTAAGTTCGATAGGATGATGCATACAAAGACGACGAACAGAACAAGAAACAGCAAACATACATATATAATATATCTATATATTGCCTCGCACCTCCAATATATAGCTTGATTAAATTAGCATATCACTCGATTAGTCTTCTTGTCATTCACGAATTTCTTCCAGCTATTGACGACATTCATGGCAATAACGTTGCTCCCGTTCTTGGGTGGCAGTGCGTCCAGCTCATGCAGCACCTTCTTGATGTCGCCGACGAGGCGCTCCGCCAGCGTGCAGCTGAAGTCTTCCCGGATGACGACGCGGAGCACGATGACGTGCTGCGCGTCCGGCGGCATGGTGTAGGCCGGCACGATCCACCCGTAGCGGCGCAGCCAGTCGGACACATCGAACTCGTCGTGGCGCGAGCGATCCTTGAGCGAGAACGCCACCAGAGGCACACCGTTGTCCTTGGACACGACGTTGAACCGCCCTGTCGCCTCCAGCCCCCTCTTCAGCACCATCGCGTTCGCCTGGCAGTTCTCCATTACGTTCTTGTAACCCTGCACAGTTCATGATTAGTTGTAATGAACTCGTTAATATATCAACATAAAAATTATGTGTGTTTCTTGATTATATTACCTCAAATCCCAAGCGAATCAGTTGGTAATACTGCGCGATTACTTGGCTGGACCCTGAAAACATTAGTTAATAGTTTTTGACTATTAGATTGATGCAGAAAATCAACATTGATTCAATTATCAAACGGTCCATCAGTCCATGCTAGCTAATTGATACTAGCCTTTGGAGAAGTTGAGGGTGAAGGTGGGCTGGTCAGTGCCGAGGTAGTTGATGTGGAAGATGAGCTCTTCCGGCAAGTCCTCCTTGCTCCGCCATATCACCCACCCGATGCCAGCGTAAACGAGGCCGTACTTGTGACCGCTCACGTTAATGCTCTTCACCAGTGGCAGACGGAAGTCCCATTCCAGCTTGGGGTACAAGAACGGAGCGATGAATCCGCCGCTCGCGGCGTCCACATGGATAGGTGTCTCCCAACTGAATGCAATTTAAAATTATGATGTGTTGAATATTGTGCATGTTCCTGATTGATCAAAAAAGGAGTAGCAGCTTCTTACCCAGTTTTCTTGTTCTTCTCTGCTAAGAGGTTGTTGAGGAGCTTGACGTCCTCGAACTCTCCGTTGAGAGTAGAGCCGAGGATGGCAGCAACGCAAATGGTGTTTTCGTCGACAAGCTCCACTGCTTTGTGAGGGTCCATGACGTAGTAGCCATCACTCAGCTTGACTTCTTTGAGCTCCACCTCGAAGTACCTTGCGAACTTCTCCCAGCAAACCTATATATTTTGGTCCAATATACAATTTAAAATACATTTCTGAATTGAAGCAgttaataaacaaaaaaaaaaaaaaagataaatttacTTGGACATTGGCACCGGTGACAATGTTGGGCTTGTCACAAGGCTTGCCCTCGGCTTTTCTCTTGTTCTGCCATTTGCGCTTGAAGGCCAACCCAGCGAGCATGATGGCTTCGGAAGAGCCAACGGTTCCGACGCCTACTGCGGCCTCGGACTCGCCCAGAGGAGCGTTGAAGAGGTGAGCGATCATGTTGACGCATCGGTTCTGCATGCAAACAATTTGTATATATGCCTAATTAGGATCTTCATCGGTCGAATAGTAGAAATTCAATGTAACAAGTCCTGTGAGGTTAATTCGGTGCGTACGTGGACACAGATCGGATCAGAATAAAATGTTTGGACCCAAATTTCAGGCCACTTTAGGACCTCAATTAACAATTAACTGCCACCGAGTATAATTAATCTGGTCTGATTTTTTAGTGGATTGCGACATTTCTACCTTGATCGCTGCCATTTAATTGTCTATCAAATATGACAAAAATTAATGTTTTATAATTATCTAATAACTTAATATTAAAAAGCAATTTTAATATTTAGAAAAAGCCTGAGCTGAGTCACGGGCTAGATTTTTCACGCATCTAACTAACAAACCATCCCCAGCTAAGCTGGGCCTAGATCAAACTACATTTTGTTTGACGCattgaaattataaaatatatttcttataaatagaataataattaaaaaaaaaaaaagaagttaacATCGAGCCTGTAAACCTTCCCAACAAAAGCTAACCGTGCCCCTCTTTTAAGAGTTTGTTACATGtggtaaaaggtgattcgctcgtccTCAGTGTCTCCGTCAACCTGTCCCCGCCAAGATATGGGGGagattatgctcggtcacgccgagtttcgaccccaagatctcatgtgacaacacctcatgtcttaaccatcgcaccgtcccgaggagaccaaaatcaaaaaataaattatatgatGAATTTATAATAGAACGCGAAATAATTAAGGATGgaagaagagttttttttttttcgagaACATATTTCCATCAAAAATTAATCTCCTACCCCATTTATAGTATATATGTCATGGGCACCCATGGATCCCCAAAGCTAATTAATGATTATATTTTAAACACCACTACCAACACTATTGAATCGTATCAATTTAGTGATCAGATCAACAACTACACTGGAACAAAATCATGTTCTATGCACTGACACTCAgctgtaaaatttaatttatatactaattaaaagaaaaataattagaagaaccTGGAGCTCAGTGGTGACGGGGTACTCATCCATGTCGACGTAGTTCTTGTTGATGGATGCTACGATGAGCTTATCGCACTCTGGTTCCATCCACGTCGTCACGAACGACGCCAGGTTCAGCCGCGGGTTCCCGTCCAGCATCAGCTCGTCGTTGATGATCTGGTAAGCCGCCTCCTTCGGTATCGACTGCTCCGGTATCCGAAACCTACGAAGTCAAATCGAATCGTGTGTATCGATCAACGCCAAGGAAGAGAAATAATGAAGGCGTGTTTGGACACCGATGGCAACGGACCTCGGTAAGGAAGTTTGGACGTAGCGCGAGGCGAAGGTGGACTGGATCGACGCGTCCGTCTCCGATGCGATCCTCGACAGCACCATGGCCGCTGATCGAAATGAAGAAAGAGTTGACAAGTAGGAAGTGGAATCTGATAGAGGAGGAGAGTTTTCTACTTTGACATGAGGGATCTGCGAGATTGGTTtctttgagaagaagaagaagaaaaaaaacaaaaaaaaaaaagaaagagaccgACACGTGACGTGGGCCAACATGTTGCTTTCATTGGAAGGACCATTGAGAGGGAATTGTGGCCAagtgtttcttttttttaaagTCATGTTTTCTATGCCTGCTTTCTagtggaaagaaaaaaatatatatttgataggttcctaataattttttaattgccCATTTGGTTAAGAAGGGTGGTCGGCAGTGTGCAATTGACATTTAATCATGAAAAAGACAAGGAAGGAACGGTTCCAAGCACCTCCCTTGGAAGATTACAGCCgttaaaaaaatatctacattgTGTGCATTATTGTCCGCAAGCAAGCAATTAGTAGACTTTCATTTTTATATTTCAGATATCTAGATCCATACAAATCCGATTATTCCCAGAATGACCTCCCACCGTTGTCCGCCCGTAAATACGGAAGTGTTTGTGATAGTGCGATGGTGTTCCGTCGCTACAGATGCCCGTGCTCCACTTGTTTGTGCAGGCACGTAGTCTGCTAACATGGTCGCTCCGCCCAAGCAAAGGATGTGCGTGCTCCGATGAAGGATTGAACGTTCATGATGCTATGTGAATCAACTAAGTGCTACGCCTGAGTGGGAGGAGGAGAATTAATAAACTTATGTACTTATAAATCATCTATGAATCGTGCGGATGAGTTGAGATAGTTAATATTTATACATGGTATTACTATAATAGTCATAGAATTAATTTTTAACGTGTATAAAATGGATCGTGGATCACCTTATCCTCAATGCAGAGGGCGGATGGAACCTTCcattatttattacttttatcgatcaTATGGGACAGTCGGGAGAAATTTTAAAGCGAGGATTATTATCTTTTTGCTACAAAGTCAATAAAAATCATCAATCAATGCTCATTTGAAAAATCACCGCTCTCAATATAtttgatcaaattaatatttgataatatttttacaatCCAGAAAACTAAAAAACATATATGAACTGATTTCATATTATTTCGAGATCTTTAGGTTCATCAACCGATTTCGATTAAAATCGACCAAAATTAGCTGATAGATTTATAGACTTCAGAATAATACGAAATCAGTTCCTATGTATTCATCTTATTTTTCTGATTGTACAAACGCCCTCAAACATTAATTTTacgtaatatattgagagcaatgattttttaaacatgaattaaatttttcaaacacattcatattcaaaaaatcactgatctcaatatattaaacataaatataatcatAAGAATTAGACGAACGTATAGGACATAGATTCATGTTATTCTGAATACTCTAGGTCAATCAACTTATTTTGGCCAAATAAACCTAAAGAATTTCAGTCAAAATCAGTTGATAAACTTGGAAAACTCGGAATGGCGTGAAACTAGGTCCTATGAGTTTgtctagttcttatgattatatttatgctctcaaacattaatttgattcaatatattgagagcagtgattttttgaaaattatcactcttaatatatttgatcaaattgatatttaatagtatttttataattaaagaactagatgaacatataaaaattaattttatatccaATGGGAATCAGTTGACGGATCTAGATACTTCAAATGACATgaaatcatattctatatattcgTCTTAGTTCTattgattataaaaatactatcaaaaattaatttaatccaataaattaagattattaattttttgaacacgaatcgATCAAAATCAACTAAAAAAATTGATTTGACTAATAAAAAATTGACTCGATCCGGAACTATAATAggggtaaaaataaaaatagataccAGATTTGATCATTTATAAATTATcctaattgataattttaaaactttttcggTACGATTTGGGGAtttgatcattttaaaattttatctataaGATCGGGTAAAAAGCTGTTATCTTTTTGCTGCAGAGCCAGTGGAAACCATATCATTGCTCGTTTGAAAATGTGAACCCCGCACTCGCACTTGGTTGGACGTGACTTCTCCTCCAGTGATTGGACCCTAAATCTTGAACGGACAACTAGAACCAGAATATTTTTCCCAAGAAATAAAAACCGAATAATTCTCGTTAAACCCTTAACGTGCAATAATAACAGAGCATAACATATAGAGTAATTCTTTAATTAAACTAGAAccgataaagtttttttttaaaaaatcactatGATATAAGTTATAACGTTAATATATTGCCAAAAAAAAATCCATTCTCATATATCAAATTAGCACTTACAAAATTTTTCATAAGCTTGCACTTTTAGGTGGGGAACTAGACCCGACCTGGGCGGGGTGACCCATCTGAGTCTTAACCAATTCCGATTCAAGCTCTAAAATCGCCGGTTAaatcattaattttttattttatagttggaaaaaacaaaaacaaaaaagagAGTGAAACGAAGCATAGCAGCAAAAGGTGGAGGAAAAGATGGGAAGGATGGAAAAGTTTGATTTATGGGAAATATTCTCTCTTTTAAACTCGATGAGAACGAAAGGACAACATGGAAGGATGGTGGTGATCATTCTTCATCATTAAAGCTAAGCTGACGACTATTCAAtgacttttctttcttctcctctgcAGAACGCCATTGCCTCACGACATGATTGATGCATTTGGATCTCGATCCATAATAGTTTTTTTCTTGCCCTGTATAATTGAGCGGGTCATAACgtgataaaatttataaaaataggcAAAGATAATTGCCGGTGAAGTCGATGAATACCCTCTCATATAATGTTctgttaattttttaatttcttatgTGTTAATTATTATTCTAAAAGTCAATAGTcgttcgtgatttacctcctccgtgttgaccttgggacggatTAACGGGATCAATAGTATGAGATGTCCAAAGTCCGTGTATAATCTtttgtcaaaataataatttttttcttgcCTGGGTAATAGTGCAATTATTGAgcgtttttaattttaatttttcagaaatttcTCGGACATCTAATGGTTAAGTCTTAATTTCaataaattaatggataaattttTCTATGGGCAATTGACCTAAAAATATTGGGTTGATAATCATCCATTGCGAgcacttctcgatttatcctggtggTTGGTAGGAAATTTTCATGAGGTTGAGTCAATTACCATAAAGATTAGTCAGCGTAAGCTGGATATATGATATCaacaaaaaaaatatgatgatctttttgttttttttcattttgataATTGGATCTCACTATGAGGAAAAAAAATTGACAAGAGATAACGAAATCATTGACTTCTTTGTCGATAGAGATGTACCCAAGCTCTCAAACGGTTGGCATATGCCGAAGGAGCAAGCCCTTTGTCACTACAAATATATTTCAGAATAGCAACGGAAATACCAACGGAATTTTATTTCGTGGGTAATCGATGAAATATTATTTCCGTCAGTAATTACCTACAAAAATCATATTCCGTCCGTAAGATAAGTCATGACTCGAAAACACTAGGGTTTATTGACTGAATATTATTTCTATCGATTAACACTGACGGAATATGTATTCCATCTGTAAAACCATCAAGGCATTACCAACGAAACGACTATTCCGTCagtaaataccgacggaatttgtGTTTCGTCGGTAATAATAGGGACTACCGATGAAAAGAATTCCGATGGTAAGTCCAATTAAAATTCAAGGGCACAGCCCCGATTCCTTACACACGCATGTTCTCTCCAATCTCCAACTTCTGGTGATTCTTCGGTGAGTCtccctctctccctcttctcGACACCCGTAGGGACTGGTGGTCGGCACAACACGCAGCCGGCGTCTGTGTCGGCAGCTAGAACGCGCCTAGTGGCAGGTACAACATGCACCTGGCAGTTGTGCAAGCCGCTAGCACGTGCTTGGCTGTGCTAGCAGTTGTGCCAGCTACTAGCGTCCGGCTGACGATTGTGCCGACCACCAGCACGCTACTGGTAGATGTGCTGGCCGCTAGCATGCGATTGTGCCAGCCGCCTGCATGCGGCTAGCGGTTGTGTTGACCGCTAGCACACAGCTAGCGGTTGTGTCGGCCATTAGCACACAGTTAGCAGTTGTGTCAGCCGCTAGAACGCGGTTCACTGTGCTAGTGGCTGTGCCACCCGCCAACACGCGTGAATTTGTCCAATAGTTTGTCATTGtttatgattaattttatttattttatttttattttgtagtaTATTGTATTTCCTGCTCTTCTTCTGTTGGACTACACATTTTCAAGTATAATTTATTAAACGGTACCTATATGCAATTTTAGATGGATAAATTTAGATGTATGTTAAGTTAGAAATTTGATCTATAAATTATACAGTCATTTTGTTATTTTAGTGTTATTATATTTACATCTAagctaatttttaatttaatttaccagtTATAGCAATCCATATATTTTATAACAAATTATATGAAATTGTATTCTCATTAGGTGATGTATATGaataaagcttggatgtacaattaattagaaaatagatttattagaaataattttattaCTAAAATTAGAACAGTTTGTAAACTTTGCTAAGAGTTATCTAGAATATATGAATGGTATCGAGATACGATATCCTTCTAATTATTCCAAATCTAGAAATAAAGCCTTTTGTGATGAAGATGCCATGAAagtacatatatgtagaaatagttatgtaccaaattactacaattagtACTGTCATGAAAAATCATATTTGTATGAACTAATTGGGCCTTCTAGTGGTTTATCATATAGCACAACTATTACTGCTCCTGAATCATCCTAAGGTTTCACGAGAGAAGTAAAGTTGAGATCGGACAATTGAAAAGCTATCAATCATACTTTTATTATACTTGTGCTAATACTATGATGTAGGAAGCTAAAAATGGGAGTTGGTCCAAATCAGGgaactctgggcgcccggagtagATCTAAGTGACTGGAGATCCGGATGCCTTGAATGTCTCTTAGCTCTCAAATTTCTCAAAGTCTAGCCTGTGTCCAATGAAGTGGCATGCCATGATTAGGTGGTGCACGCGCGTTAGCTTCCAGGAGCTCGAGAAGGGATAAACTCGACACAGATAAAGCTTCGTCAGTGATCACCATGTCAACAAATCTGACACTCAGAAGGAATCTAGACATCCAGAGTTGGCTAACTCACCAAAGGATGTGGATTGGATAAGCCATACTGGGGGCACTCGAGGTTGGTCCAGGTGCCCAATCACCCTATAAAAGAAGCCTCGAACAACAAGTTCAAGATCATCTCACTACTATAATTTGAGGGTAAGGCATCACTTTAGAAGTAATACTTTTAAAAACTGTTACAACAGGAggaattttcttaaaaatttgcaacactttaaATAAGTGTTGCCTATATAAGAAAATGCAACACTTATGCTATAAATACAACACTTTTTATAAGTGTTGCAATAATTATAAGTTGTTGAAACActtttatattatatatgtaaCATTTTTTAAAGTGTTGCCCATTTCTTTAATTAGGCACTTGGGGCAAATTTTTTGGATGTTTTTTATATATAAACTTAGGTGATGATTTACAATAGGTTTTAATCTTCCGATCCTTTTCTCCGCCCAAACTCATCGCCGCCTGCCTCTTCTCCCTCACAGAACCTAAACTGCTACCTCTCTCACGCGAACCCTAGAATCCCGATTTCCTCCCCTCCACCGAACTTCTCTGCCGCCAACCCTAAACTCTCAACCTCCTCACTCTGTCTCTACCGCCAACCCTAAACTAGCAACCTATTCATTCTGTCTCCGCTGAACATCTCTGGCGAAGCCCTCTCTGCAAACTGAACATCTTCGTCGGGCTCTTGTTTTGGCCCTCTCACAATCATTGTCTTTCTAAGGTTAGCTCTTCTTTCATTTGCTTTTGTTTTTcttatattttgtttttcttgCATTTTGTTGTCATTGGACTGTTACCAAGGGTATTGTGTTTTTCCAGCTCTCTCAAGCTTGTTTTTCTCCCAATCCTTGTTCTTCTTGTATTATTTTCCTTGTATTATGTTGTTTTTCTTCTAAGGTTGGATCTTCTATTCTCATATTTACAAAATGAGTTATGTAAAATGATACCACAGCTTTAGATTGAACACTGATGAGGTATTTGATCATATTGTCTCAAACCATTGAGACTTAAATATTACATATGATATATTATTACTAGTCAACT is from Zingiber officinale cultivar Zhangliang chromosome 7B, Zo_v1.1, whole genome shotgun sequence and encodes:
- the LOC122005668 gene encoding glutamate decarboxylase-like; translation: MVLSRIASETDASIQSTFASRYVQTSLPRFRIPEQSIPKEAAYQIINDELMLDGNPRLNLASFVTTWMEPECDKLIVASINKNYVDMDEYPVTTELQNRCVNMIAHLFNAPLGESEAAVGVGTVGSSEAIMLAGLAFKRKWQNKRKAEGKPCDKPNIVTGANVQVCWEKFARYFEVELKEVKLSDGYYVMDPHKAVELVDENTICVAAILGSTLNGEFEDVKLLNNLLAEKNKKTGWETPIHVDAASGGFIAPFLYPKLEWDFRLPLVKSINVSGHKYGLVYAGIGWVIWRSKEDLPEELIFHINYLGTDQPTFTLNFSKGSSQVIAQYYQLIRLGFEGYKNVMENCQANAMVLKRGLEATGRFNVVSKDNGVPLVAFSLKDRSRHDEFDVSDWLRRYGWIVPAYTMPPDAQHVIVLRVVIREDFSCTLAERLVGDIKKVLHELDALPPKNGSNVIAMNVVNSWKKFVNDKKTNRVIC